Proteins from a genomic interval of Rubinisphaera italica:
- the glgP gene encoding alpha-glucan family phosphorylase yields the protein MPAEMTVHAKLTEIANNLWWSWQPEVDDIFRRIDPIRFTELSHNPVQLLKEYTPNKLEKRCREEVLHSKINWAFRRFKEYLASDSTWGDTHAGLLNFRPVAYFSAEFGIHESLRVYSGGLGVLAGDHLKSASDLGVPLVGIGLFYHEGYFSQAIDENGWQQETYTEVDSETMPLTVLKGPDGKEIIISVETRNEKIYARIMHVMVGRIRLYLLDANVPQNSDEIRSLTARLYGGDQTTRIRQEMLLGIGGMRALEAIGINPRVIHMNEGHSAFAGLEVIRQRMHKDGMTFDNALRETAASGVFTTHTPVAAGHDRFDGGLIDYHLGPMGDALGLDHHGLMALGRVDPQNHHETFCMTVLAFKTSRRANAVSNLHGVVSRKMWACLWPWRSEEEIPIGHITNGVHVNSWLATQMRVIYDRVLPAEWFLRTGEPEVWAGFEQVTPGELWETHQALKARLIVYMRSCLMKQAARKNASDSELADLSEMMDPQALTIGFARRFAPYKRADLILHDAKRLARIAHDANRPVQFIFCGKAHPADEIGKSILQKIVRLSETDEFRGKIVFLEDYDINFTRHLVQGVDVWLNNPRRPLEASGTSGQKVVLNGGLNFSVLDGWWAEAYDETNGFAIGDGHIHANDDIQDQRDAESLIDVLENQIVKIYYERDTDDLPQDWIMRMKHSVKTLGWRYNADRMVMDYVTGTYIPAAGGESAEMRMMP from the coding sequence CGCGAAGTTGACTGAAATCGCAAATAACCTTTGGTGGAGCTGGCAGCCGGAGGTGGACGATATCTTTCGCCGCATCGATCCCATCCGGTTTACCGAATTGAGCCATAATCCCGTCCAGTTACTCAAAGAATATACTCCGAACAAGCTTGAAAAACGCTGTCGCGAGGAAGTTCTGCATTCAAAAATTAACTGGGCCTTCCGACGGTTCAAAGAATATCTGGCTTCCGATTCCACTTGGGGAGATACACATGCGGGACTGCTGAATTTTCGGCCTGTGGCTTATTTTTCCGCTGAATTCGGAATACACGAATCGCTGCGGGTCTACTCGGGCGGTTTGGGAGTTCTGGCAGGCGACCATTTGAAAAGTGCATCGGATCTCGGTGTTCCTCTAGTTGGAATTGGTCTGTTTTATCATGAAGGCTATTTCTCACAGGCAATCGATGAAAACGGCTGGCAACAGGAAACTTATACCGAGGTCGATTCTGAAACGATGCCTCTGACGGTTCTCAAAGGTCCAGACGGGAAAGAGATTATCATTTCCGTGGAAACTCGAAATGAAAAAATCTATGCCCGCATCATGCATGTCATGGTTGGTCGCATCCGGTTGTATTTACTCGATGCCAATGTCCCACAAAATTCTGACGAAATTCGCAGTTTGACCGCCCGCTTGTACGGAGGAGATCAAACAACCCGAATCCGTCAGGAAATGTTACTTGGCATTGGCGGAATGCGCGCCTTGGAAGCGATTGGAATCAATCCTCGTGTCATTCATATGAATGAAGGACACTCCGCATTTGCGGGACTGGAGGTTATTCGTCAACGCATGCATAAAGATGGGATGACGTTTGACAATGCCCTTCGCGAAACAGCTGCTTCAGGTGTCTTCACAACTCACACTCCTGTCGCTGCAGGTCACGATCGTTTCGATGGTGGGTTGATCGATTATCATCTCGGACCAATGGGCGATGCACTGGGACTCGATCATCATGGCTTAATGGCATTGGGTCGAGTCGATCCGCAAAATCATCACGAAACGTTTTGTATGACGGTTCTTGCTTTCAAAACTTCTCGTCGTGCCAATGCCGTATCCAATTTGCATGGTGTTGTTTCCCGAAAAATGTGGGCTTGTTTGTGGCCTTGGCGCAGTGAAGAAGAAATCCCAATCGGGCACATTACGAACGGAGTACACGTGAACTCCTGGCTGGCGACTCAAATGCGAGTCATTTACGATCGCGTACTTCCAGCTGAGTGGTTCCTGCGTACCGGAGAACCGGAAGTGTGGGCCGGGTTCGAACAAGTCACACCCGGAGAATTGTGGGAAACTCATCAGGCTCTTAAAGCTCGCCTGATTGTTTATATGCGGAGTTGCTTAATGAAGCAGGCCGCTCGTAAAAATGCGAGTGACAGTGAACTGGCCGATCTTTCAGAAATGATGGACCCGCAGGCATTGACGATCGGCTTTGCCCGTCGATTTGCACCGTATAAGCGAGCAGACCTGATTTTACACGATGCCAAACGTCTCGCTCGAATTGCGCACGATGCCAATCGTCCTGTCCAGTTCATCTTCTGCGGAAAAGCTCACCCTGCTGATGAAATCGGCAAATCGATTTTGCAGAAAATTGTCAGGCTCTCCGAGACTGACGAGTTTCGCGGTAAGATTGTCTTCCTCGAAGATTATGACATCAACTTCACACGCCATCTTGTGCAAGGAGTCGATGTCTGGTTGAATAACCCACGTCGTCCTTTGGAAGCCTCCGGGACGAGTGGCCAGAAAGTCGTACTCAATGGTGGATTGAACTTCTCGGTGCTGGATGGCTGGTGGGCGGAAGCCTACGACGAGACAAACGGCTTCGCAATCGGTGATGGCCATATCCACGCCAATGACGACATTCAGGATCAACGGGATGCGGAAAGCCTGATTGATGTTCTGGAAAATCAAATTGTCAAAATCTACTACGAGCGCGATACCGATGATCTGCCTCAGGATTGGATTATGCGAATGAAGCATTCCGTCAAAACTCTCGGCTGGCGATATAATGCTGACCGTATGGTGATGGACTACGTGACAGGAACCTACATTCCGGCAGCCGGCGGCGAGTCCGCAGAAATGCGCATGATGCCGTAA
- a CDS encoding bestrophin family protein: MNTLNKVGIGAAVVACYGLLPLWKENSQFANVGDTPAELHAALTLVLGWLLVFRTNKAYERWWEARTLWGQLVNASRNLSIKLNRLTRLSEADRLKCQEILRTFPQVLRDHLRKPVDPNQYPIFDQLASSITHTPSNLVNRIYEILAAGRKQNLLDGDELRVIDEDLRVYLNICGGCERIRKTLIVSSYRTFSRQCVFLFLLTLPWGIIEDFGWWTPILTGMMAYFMIAMEVVAEHIEEPFGYHDEDLNLDALCQTIESSVNELM; this comes from the coding sequence ATGAACACGCTGAATAAAGTTGGAATCGGCGCTGCAGTTGTTGCCTGTTATGGATTGCTGCCACTCTGGAAAGAAAATTCACAATTTGCGAATGTGGGTGATACACCGGCTGAATTACATGCCGCTCTCACTTTGGTGCTGGGCTGGTTGCTCGTATTTCGTACCAACAAGGCTTACGAACGCTGGTGGGAAGCGCGAACGTTATGGGGGCAACTTGTGAACGCAAGTCGCAATCTGTCAATCAAATTGAATCGACTGACTCGGCTCTCCGAAGCCGACCGATTGAAATGTCAGGAAATCCTCCGGACTTTTCCGCAAGTCCTGCGAGACCATCTGAGAAAACCAGTTGATCCGAATCAATATCCCATCTTCGATCAACTCGCCTCCTCAATTACCCATACACCAAGCAATCTGGTCAATCGAATCTACGAAATTCTGGCCGCTGGCAGGAAACAAAATCTGCTTGATGGTGATGAGCTGAGAGTGATTGATGAGGACTTGCGAGTTTATCTGAATATTTGCGGCGGGTGTGAGCGGATTCGAAAAACATTGATTGTCAGTTCCTACCGTACGTTCTCTCGACAATGTGTGTTCCTGTTTTTACTGACGCTGCCCTGGGGGATTATTGAGGACTTTGGCTGGTGGACTCCCATCCTGACGGGCATGATGGCTTACTTCATGATTGCCATGGAAGTCGTCGCAGAACACATCGAAGAACCGTTTGGTTACCATGATGAAGATCTGAACCTGGATGCTCTCTGCCAGACAATTGAATCATCGGTCAATGAGTTGATGTAG
- a CDS encoding vWA domain-containing protein — translation MYFANPWGLLGLLALPIIAVIHLYHRRFPPLPIAGLHLWTQETRKDSPGRKREQLPITRSLLLELLAAILIALLLADPRDASTMTKPHLVVVLDDSASMSAQTGGSSSRERAIDWLKEQESSLGRGGVVSVLLTGLRPTLIAGPRASWQEMLIALEDWQPQSTSHDFGPAWDLAAQLAGEQEGRIAFLTDRLPGESEIVPERMETVSVGRKMNNVAITAARWLFDADTGEGTLFTRIANLGSEEATVQLSATAGSNQLIDEPISLPANTEKAMQWAVPGGLSQIQFKAEAQNDPLAIDHEILLIEPEVRLVTVAVTLPSNHSAFEPIKKILGVLPNVQLGDPPNSDLIISQAAENPAGDRSLWWLGIGPLNPNTVAENGKTLIGPYLIEKQNPLMNGIVLGGVVWGGIQNAPEELTPIVSAGSTLLFGQRLDTSSNAYLLNIDLASTNLTESPDWPIFWTNLIEQCRISRPGFRRWNFHLDESIPFTLPLDSLEKSEQLTLKHGETEKSLVRMENMEIPPRSEVGLYQVIDGKELLGEFAVNFFDREESDLTQLLPGERPSSIRGPALGIHVDNPFSWLLVIGLLMTLGAIYYDWAITRSKKFAA, via the coding sequence ATGTATTTCGCAAATCCCTGGGGTTTACTTGGATTGCTGGCCTTACCGATTATTGCCGTGATCCATCTCTACCATCGACGATTTCCTCCTCTACCAATTGCAGGCCTGCATTTATGGACTCAGGAAACACGAAAGGACTCTCCTGGTAGAAAACGTGAGCAACTTCCCATTACTCGTTCACTACTACTGGAACTGCTGGCTGCAATACTGATTGCTTTACTTCTGGCAGATCCTCGAGATGCCTCAACGATGACTAAGCCCCACCTCGTGGTTGTACTCGATGATTCCGCCTCGATGTCTGCTCAAACCGGTGGAAGCTCTTCAAGGGAACGGGCAATTGACTGGCTTAAAGAGCAGGAATCCTCACTGGGACGTGGCGGCGTTGTTTCTGTATTGCTAACGGGTCTCCGTCCGACATTAATCGCTGGCCCCCGTGCGAGTTGGCAGGAAATGTTGATCGCGCTGGAAGATTGGCAACCCCAATCGACCAGCCACGATTTTGGACCAGCATGGGATCTGGCGGCTCAACTGGCCGGTGAACAAGAAGGCCGGATTGCGTTCCTGACAGATCGTCTTCCCGGCGAAAGCGAAATTGTCCCCGAACGAATGGAGACTGTTTCTGTCGGTCGAAAAATGAACAACGTCGCAATTACCGCCGCTCGCTGGTTATTCGATGCCGACACAGGCGAAGGAACTCTGTTTACACGCATTGCCAATCTGGGATCTGAGGAGGCGACGGTTCAACTCTCCGCAACGGCTGGCTCGAACCAGTTGATTGATGAGCCGATCTCTCTTCCTGCCAATACGGAAAAAGCAATGCAGTGGGCTGTCCCAGGAGGACTCTCACAGATTCAATTTAAAGCTGAAGCCCAAAATGATCCGCTTGCAATCGATCATGAAATCCTCCTGATTGAACCAGAAGTCCGACTGGTGACAGTCGCAGTAACTTTACCATCGAATCACTCTGCCTTTGAACCAATCAAAAAAATCCTTGGTGTGTTACCGAATGTTCAACTGGGCGATCCCCCCAATTCCGATTTGATCATTTCCCAGGCCGCGGAGAATCCTGCTGGAGACCGCTCGCTCTGGTGGCTGGGGATCGGTCCGTTAAATCCGAACACTGTCGCCGAAAACGGAAAGACGTTAATCGGCCCCTATCTGATCGAAAAACAAAATCCGTTGATGAATGGGATCGTTCTGGGTGGAGTTGTCTGGGGTGGAATCCAAAATGCGCCCGAAGAATTAACGCCCATCGTTAGTGCCGGTTCGACTTTACTCTTTGGACAGCGACTGGATACTTCGTCCAATGCTTATTTGCTCAATATCGATCTGGCCTCAACGAACTTAACAGAAAGTCCCGACTGGCCGATTTTCTGGACGAACCTGATCGAACAATGTCGTATTTCACGCCCCGGTTTTCGTCGCTGGAATTTTCATCTCGATGAATCAATTCCGTTTACTCTTCCGTTGGATAGCCTTGAAAAATCGGAGCAACTGACCCTCAAGCATGGGGAAACAGAAAAGTCGCTCGTTCGAATGGAAAATATGGAAATTCCTCCTCGATCCGAAGTTGGCTTGTATCAAGTGATTGATGGTAAAGAATTACTAGGAGAGTTTGCGGTCAATTTTTTCGACCGGGAAGAATCCGACTTAACACAACTGCTTCCCGGAGAGCGTCCTTCCAGTATCCGTGGTCCCGCACTGGGGATCCATGTTGATAACCCCTTCTCCTGGCTGCTGGTCATTGGATTGCTGATGACACTAGGAGCCATTTATTACGACTGGGCGATCACGCGCTCGAAGAAATTCGCGGCCTAA